One genomic segment of Corynebacterium durum includes these proteins:
- a CDS encoding [protein-PII] uridylyltransferase → MSLLDAPAIRAATMAEVGTLLRSLKLPPGTALAATGSFARGEMTPYSDIDLLLIHPDGTQHPQADGVWYPIWDAKKRLDYAVRTPRECEEMVATDTTAALALLELRPIAGDAQLVEETIQRVRTRWRRSVPKTFNTVVDTAIARWNRSGSVVAMTRPDVKHGRGGLRDIELLKALALGNVCDAPPLEEQHRLLLDIRTLLHVETRRSRDVLDPECATDIATHLGFDDRLDLSRALADAARTIDATLTQALTTARHVLRRPRNYRRRPVDLGVVDAGDELRLSRNQSLDDPGLVLRVGAASARTGLPVSAATWRRLASTPPLPTPWPATATGDFFALLGSSEHTARVVGDMDTHGLWERIVPEWVHIRGLMPREPSHINTIDVHCLNTVANCAHVSVNVSRPDLLLLAALFHDIGKGYNRPHSQVGAEMITRMAARMGLNPRDRMCVQTLVAEHTLLARLAATHDPWDDAAVDTLLDALHYDLLTVELLQELTEADARATGPAVWTAHLNHAVTTLANCARNALTAVHPHKPHVSTPTDLGLTSSGELAHVHWRGSDIIPILALIAAKGWNIVTARIVAERTMVRAEFDVRAMHVGGFNQEEFIQGYKSGVFSTLPTLEPAATATHWFGSVLEVRTVDRRGALGALLNVIPDYTWCTVELPGSTMIARFHLCGAFDRAAVERSITRVLATG, encoded by the coding sequence GTGTCGCTTCTCGACGCCCCCGCCATCCGCGCCGCCACCATGGCTGAGGTCGGTACACTATTGCGCAGCCTAAAGCTGCCGCCTGGCACTGCGCTGGCCGCCACCGGGTCTTTTGCACGCGGAGAGATGACCCCGTATTCAGATATAGACCTACTGCTTATTCACCCAGATGGCACGCAACACCCGCAGGCGGATGGGGTGTGGTATCCGATTTGGGACGCCAAAAAGCGTCTCGACTATGCGGTTCGCACCCCGCGCGAGTGCGAAGAGATGGTGGCCACTGACACCACGGCCGCGCTCGCGCTCTTGGAGCTGCGTCCCATCGCAGGCGATGCCCAGCTTGTGGAAGAGACCATTCAGCGGGTGCGCACGCGGTGGCGCCGGAGCGTGCCAAAGACGTTCAACACTGTGGTGGATACAGCCATTGCGCGCTGGAATCGGTCTGGTTCCGTAGTCGCCATGACCCGTCCTGATGTGAAGCACGGGCGCGGGGGACTGCGTGATATTGAGCTACTCAAAGCCCTGGCACTGGGAAATGTGTGCGACGCGCCACCTTTAGAAGAGCAGCACCGTCTGCTGCTGGATATTCGCACTCTGCTGCATGTGGAAACGCGCCGTTCACGCGATGTTCTCGACCCCGAATGTGCCACCGATATTGCAACTCACCTTGGTTTCGACGACCGCCTGGACCTCTCGCGCGCGCTTGCCGATGCCGCCCGCACCATTGACGCCACCCTCACTCAGGCGCTCACAACCGCGCGGCATGTTCTGCGTCGTCCCCGTAACTACCGACGCAGGCCCGTGGACTTGGGGGTGGTGGATGCAGGCGATGAATTGCGGCTCAGCCGTAACCAATCCCTGGATGATCCGGGCCTAGTGTTGCGCGTTGGGGCGGCATCGGCCCGCACAGGGCTTCCCGTCTCTGCAGCTACGTGGCGCAGGCTTGCCAGCACCCCGCCGCTTCCCACGCCCTGGCCAGCGACTGCGACCGGTGATTTCTTTGCCCTTCTCGGATCCTCCGAGCACACGGCCCGTGTCGTGGGGGACATGGATACCCACGGGCTGTGGGAGCGCATTGTTCCAGAATGGGTGCATATTCGAGGTCTCATGCCCCGCGAACCTAGCCACATCAACACTATTGACGTGCATTGCCTGAACACGGTGGCCAACTGCGCTCACGTCAGCGTCAATGTGTCCCGGCCCGATCTGCTGTTGCTTGCGGCCCTGTTTCATGACATTGGCAAAGGATATAATCGCCCACATTCCCAGGTAGGGGCGGAAATGATAACGCGTATGGCCGCAAGAATGGGGCTTAACCCGCGCGACCGCATGTGTGTGCAAACCCTCGTTGCAGAGCACACCCTGCTGGCCCGCCTCGCCGCCACCCACGACCCATGGGATGACGCGGCCGTCGATACGCTGCTGGATGCGCTGCACTACGACCTCCTCACCGTGGAACTTCTTCAGGAACTCACGGAGGCCGACGCTCGCGCAACTGGCCCTGCCGTATGGACTGCGCATCTCAACCACGCTGTAACAACGCTTGCCAACTGTGCGCGCAACGCTCTCACCGCCGTCCACCCTCATAAGCCACACGTATCGACGCCCACTGACCTCGGCCTCACCAGCTCCGGCGAACTTGCCCACGTGCATTGGCGCGGCAGCGACATTATCCCCATCCTTGCTCTCATTGCGGCCAAAGGGTGGAACATTGTTACCGCCCGCATTGTTGCGGAACGCACCATGGTACGCGCCGAATTCGACGTCCGTGCCATGCACGTCGGCGGATTCAACCAGGAAGAATTCATCCAAGGTTACAAATCCGGCGTGTTTTCCACCCTCCCCACCCTTGAACCCGCAGCAACCGCTACCCACTGGTTCGGTTCCGTACTCGAAGTCCGGACGGTGGACCGCCGTGGCGCACTCGGCGCGCTCCTCAACGTCATACCCGACTACACCTGGTGCACCGTCGAACTGCCTGGATCCACCATGATCGCCCGCTTCCACCTTTGCGGCGCATTTGATAGGGCAGCTGTGGAACGAAGCATTACCCGAGTTCTGGCAACCGGGTAA
- a CDS encoding P-II family nitrogen regulator — MKLITAVIKPFTLEDVKQSLEQVGVYGMTVTEIQGFGQQKGHTEVYRGAEYAVDFVPKVKVEIVVSNEQLDEVVAAIVDTARTGKIGDGKVWVMDVEELVRVRTGERGNDAL, encoded by the coding sequence ATGAAACTGATTACAGCCGTGATTAAGCCTTTCACGCTCGAAGACGTCAAACAGTCCCTCGAACAGGTGGGGGTCTACGGCATGACTGTCACGGAAATTCAGGGCTTTGGCCAGCAAAAAGGCCACACCGAGGTGTACCGCGGCGCGGAATACGCCGTGGATTTTGTGCCGAAGGTGAAGGTGGAAATCGTGGTGAGCAACGAGCAGCTCGACGAGGTTGTTGCCGCCATCGTAGACACCGCCCGCACCGGGAAAATCGGCGACGGCAAGGTGTGGGTGATGGATGTGGAAGAACTCGTCCGCGTACGCACCGGCGAGCGCGGAAACGACGCGCTCTAA
- the ftsY gene encoding signal recognition particle-docking protein FtsY, producing MEVMTLTAIILIAVFLLFMLGVLILVGLRRSDAKKVSFTTTEEPKELTQQEKSGNYQAHGGFNFAPAKADDKEPAVLPGQELKAEPSHFDPVPLEQEAQQQAVQEPVKEPEEPTAETEQAAAEQVASKPVVAEPVATESAVTVPPASEKTDASQVEDEAAEETTKESAEDNTDVADSQEEEAPEEAAEVSTANAVVVEELDDELELEEVTASEVIAETPPAETPEEAPSKENTSDEGTTDAAKDEDETEDDASEPGDEHKDDAEEAKEAADSAQTQVAAAEQALEETPVPEAPAQKAESQKPESTAQQQAPKEDIAPAAGRLGRLRGRLSKSQNVFGQSVLGMLSAGDLDDDAWEEIEDTLLMADLGTTITMDVVEKLREKIAERGVSSEEEARAMLRETLIEACKPELDRSIKAMPYEGKPAVIMLVGVNGTGKTTTTGKLARVLVSMGHKVLLGAADTFRAAAADQLETWGRRVGADTVRGAEGADPASVAFDAVAQGVDTQVDVVLVDTAGRLHTSVGLMDQLGKVKRVVEKKAQVDEVLLVLDATIGQNGLMQARTFRDVVDITGVVLTKLDGTAKGGIVFQVQEELGVPVKLVGLGEGADDLAPFEVESFIDALLG from the coding sequence ATGGAGGTTATGACTTTGACGGCCATTATTCTCATCGCAGTTTTTCTGCTGTTTATGCTTGGTGTGTTGATCCTGGTTGGGTTGCGGCGCAGCGATGCCAAGAAGGTATCCTTCACCACAACCGAAGAACCTAAAGAACTCACCCAGCAGGAAAAGTCCGGCAACTATCAAGCCCACGGCGGGTTTAACTTTGCGCCCGCCAAAGCCGACGACAAAGAACCTGCGGTGCTTCCTGGTCAGGAGCTCAAAGCGGAGCCTTCGCACTTCGATCCTGTACCCCTAGAACAAGAAGCGCAGCAACAGGCTGTGCAGGAACCCGTCAAGGAACCAGAGGAACCAACAGCGGAGACCGAACAGGCTGCAGCTGAGCAGGTTGCTTCCAAGCCAGTTGTGGCAGAACCAGTTGCGACAGAGTCCGCCGTGACGGTGCCACCGGCATCTGAGAAGACGGATGCCTCCCAGGTAGAGGATGAGGCTGCTGAAGAAACCACCAAAGAATCCGCCGAAGACAACACTGATGTGGCTGATTCCCAGGAAGAGGAAGCCCCCGAGGAAGCCGCTGAGGTTTCCACCGCCAACGCTGTGGTGGTGGAAGAACTAGACGATGAGCTGGAACTTGAGGAAGTCACCGCCAGCGAGGTGATCGCCGAAACACCCCCAGCAGAAACACCCGAGGAAGCACCCTCAAAGGAAAACACCTCAGACGAAGGCACCACGGACGCCGCCAAGGATGAGGATGAGACCGAGGATGACGCATCCGAACCTGGCGACGAACATAAGGACGATGCTGAAGAGGCTAAAGAAGCTGCAGACTCTGCTCAAACACAGGTAGCCGCTGCGGAGCAAGCGCTGGAAGAAACCCCGGTGCCAGAGGCCCCTGCGCAGAAGGCAGAGTCCCAGAAGCCAGAATCCACGGCTCAGCAGCAGGCACCGAAAGAAGACATTGCTCCAGCTGCAGGTCGCCTGGGCCGGCTGCGTGGACGGTTGTCTAAGTCTCAGAACGTGTTTGGTCAGAGTGTCCTGGGCATGCTGAGCGCTGGTGACCTGGATGATGACGCCTGGGAAGAAATCGAAGACACCCTGCTCATGGCGGACCTGGGAACCACCATCACCATGGACGTGGTGGAAAAACTGCGGGAGAAAATCGCCGAGCGTGGTGTGAGTAGTGAGGAGGAAGCGCGTGCCATGTTGCGTGAAACCCTCATTGAAGCATGCAAACCAGAGTTGGATCGTTCGATTAAGGCGATGCCTTACGAAGGCAAACCGGCTGTGATTATGCTGGTCGGCGTGAATGGCACGGGCAAAACCACCACCACCGGCAAGCTTGCCCGAGTCTTGGTGTCCATGGGGCACAAGGTGCTGTTGGGCGCAGCCGATACGTTCCGCGCTGCTGCGGCCGACCAGCTGGAGACGTGGGGACGTCGCGTTGGTGCGGACACGGTGCGTGGTGCGGAAGGCGCAGACCCCGCATCGGTGGCGTTTGACGCTGTGGCGCAGGGCGTCGATACGCAGGTTGATGTTGTGCTTGTAGATACCGCAGGCCGTCTGCACACCTCGGTGGGGCTGATGGACCAGCTGGGCAAAGTGAAGCGTGTGGTGGAAAAGAAAGCCCAAGTGGATGAGGTGCTGCTGGTGCTGGATGCCACCATCGGACAGAACGGTTTGATGCAGGCCCGCACTTTCCGCGACGTGGTAGACATCACCGGCGTGGTGCTCACCAAGCTTGATGGCACCGCGAAAGGCGGCATCGTCTTCCAGGTGCAGGAGGAACTGGGGGTTCCGGTGAAGCTCGTCGGCTTGGGCGAAGGCGCGGATGATTTGGCTCCCTTCGAGGTCGAAAGCTTTATCGACGCCCTCCTCGGCTAA